The DNA region TGATAATATGTGCAGGAAGTTGAATTCCTATACAAAAATCCGGGAGTGGGAAAATATACCGGATACCAAATCGATTAACAACATTTTGGCGGCGTGCAATGCAATTGGCTGTTGAACTAAGCTGCTGCACCATAATTTCGCGAACAAAGCACTAAAATGCCCGCAAACGGAGGAATAAACCGCATGCGGGCCTTGGGTAGGGTGGTGATTACTTAGGTTGAACCCGGCGCTTATTCAGCCATACCCGGTCATCATTTTGCGTCTCCGGGAATGTGTCGCCTTTCTCCATTTTGATCTGACGCGGATTCTCGATCCCCATTATGTGGTCTCTTACACCGACTTCCATATAGATCCCGTTGTTCGGAGCTTTATCTCCACCGCGGAATTCAGTCTGTTCTCCCATCATGGAACCCTCCCTTAACGTATTGGATGGACTGCATTTGTTAGCATGTGCCGGAAGGCCGAAATGCATGGCAGGTAAAGTGAGAAAGGG from Paenibacillus ihbetae includes:
- a CDS encoding YjzC family protein, whose protein sequence is MGEQTEFRGGDKAPNNGIYMEVGVRDHIMGIENPRQIKMEKGDTFPETQNDDRVWLNKRRVQPK